The DNA window aatttaataattaaattaatttaataaagtagaataagtagaaaacTATTAGTTGTAACTTTGTGATTATCGTAGTTTTttgtactagtgtacaactgttatgtgctagtcgtatgtctatacatagatagacattcgtctgagtatttgtgacagttgggtcagggaatggatgcagaactgacgtatatgataaaatagtggctaatacttctggtgatcaatctgagcatttggaTCTATTCATTCGGAAAaatcgggttggataaattatggtaaaataaatttaccgacgcacgcgagtcatccattcccggccagcatatcatgatgaaagtctaacagcatgcaattgtcgttaatgataaatatacaacatttgctgcatttagacgagtttgattccatgttacatatgtttttctattctacttcattagtctgtttcttttgttagtttgattttccattatttatgtataccaaaatagtattgttcaatttatacacttctagccaagctctttgcatctttttttctttattcggcatgttatgattccttttattagtatatctcaaCTATACGCGATCTATACTCATaaaggtacaaacgctcggggccttcgcgataacacaaccCTGGCCacacgcgaccatgcaattgcaataatccacacatacttacgcccgcgattccacccacatgaaaaaaaaaaaaccccggtagaagtaaacgtagcatctttaaacttccaaacgcggtcttaaacattaacccaccactcgcgcgatcatgaaacggtcacgtccggaagttttaccagtctggactaatgccttcagttgaaccaatcaaaaaagtgacgctcatattcactaaagaacacgttccatggtgacatgacctggaactcaagtgatatggggaaacgtgtaccatacactaaaaattaagcttcagattcacggtccgcgcgcgatcaaacaaaaatacccttcgcgatcatcccgGGCATGTACACCCGCGATCTAGTAAACATGATGGCATcccagtgataaagtgaatgtctcagctcctataaattttcaaacgcggtctcaagcgtaaaCCTAAAATCTCCcacactcgcacgatcatgaatcggtcacttccggatggttctatccttgatatcagcagactaggtccatgccttcaattggatcaattaaaaaaagaaagctcacatatccactggacaccacgttataTGGCGACATCACCGAGGACTCCAGTGATttgggtaacttactccctgtcagaatgtgaattgtacaccaaaaactatgagaatgaaggtccgcgtgaccatccaagaacacacgcgtatataggaaatgccacacggttacaaaatccagtcttgtacacgcgaagtcacatgaacgctagcacacgtgacaaacacgttaacgtacgaacgcttaagcccttcgcgattaataacgcacacctacgttcgcgatcgcgcaaacttaataacaccgcggtaataaggagaacgttttagcactcacgaagtttcaaatgctgtctcaaacacgaacctacaaccgtccgttttcgcgcgctcatgaatcggtcacgtccggaaaccattactctctgtcctaataacttaggtccatacattcagtaggaccaaaaaaaaaagcgcatatccactagacaacacgttccatggcgacatcaccgggcactctagtgatatggaagatctcacactcttttGGCATCTTAGCAGAACACCAAAACATATAATATTagactcacggtccgcgcgcgattatccaagaacacaggCGAAAGGCAtatggttataaaatagaatttatacacgcgaagttacatacacgttagcacacgcgacatacaaacgcacacgcgatcgaacacgttaactacaaatgctcgagctcttcgcgatgatacacgcgatcgcgagtccctacgcccgcacatacctaaaccgtacaatgaatatcacattcagaatcacggcccgctacaattggcctaatgctgtgttttagtgggcgacattgcctgtctcgtctgcaaattatagtatgtgattctgacggggagcccttccgagaacctagctctacagctccagtaggactcTCGAAAAAAGATATGTTATAGTTATGTTAAGCTATATTAGAAATAAAAACATTACCCTACtctaacatatttttttcgtggCATTGTTTATATATTAAAACGAAgatgaaaaagaaatattagtCAATGACAAATATATAATATAAAGGCCTAGCGTTGCGCTCAAAATCTGCATTATTTCTAACTTAGCGCATGTTTATAAAAGCACGGTAGTTTCCATAGAAAcgattatttttgttcatacATGAAATGGTTAAAGGGATATGGGTTATAAATCTAACACGAACGGACAGTAAGTTTAAAATTGTGGCACAAACATGGACATTTTCTGCGGACGTAAaacacattgcacagtggtacagaatgcaaatttagcaggctTACGTAGTTTGCGTtgcttctttttgttaaaatatcAGTTTTGaatattaactttttaatcattgtaGATAGAGCCATACGACCTTCAGTGAAGTTGtagatcaaaaaattaagaataGTGTGCTGAAGACATATAAACTCGATCTGTCATACTCttcattttacaataaatttaaaatcaaggTTTAGGGTGTTTCTTTGTGCAACATGAGGCCAAGCTATGCTATTCTCTTCATAAATAAAATCGAGTTTTTTGTTGTAGCTTCGGTTTGTTGACTAACATCTATTGATTTTTTCGAGGGTATTTCGTACTTTTCCTTTGCTAGTTTTCCttcggtaaaaatattttttttaaaatatcgattgaGTACATTTCAACACATTTTCTCGCTATTTAACGTAAAGTTCATACTTAACCAAACCGAAAAAAAACAATCTGGAAATAATCATTGAAGTGTAAATAAGAAGCAACACTCCTGATGGTTGGCTGACCGAGGTTCAAGTAGCTCGTTCAAAATTCTCTGAAATCGATCGCGAGCGACTTTTGTACATATTGCTAATTTCATATCAAGACATACCCCTGATCTTTTCCCCTTCCCACTAACAAAATTCCTTTCAATTTCCAATTCCAATTAATGcacgtggagatgcagaagtAGTCTCGGTCTCTATCGACAGCGAGggtcgaactaacattcctttccgtCCCCGATAGAACAGCATGGGCGGCGTCGTTACTgacaattttatgaaaatgtaggGTCAGTGAAACATGCACTGTGAGAATGATTTGCTCCTTCCAAGCATATTTTTTGGTTAATTGTGCATTTTCACTTATTCGGTCAATTACGGAGTGCAGTCTACCTAAGCTAAAGCTGTTTTATTCatataacttttgcggtattgatttaaattTAAGATTGTTTAAAGATGAattatttgtttcatggcaccaccTATCCTGTCGCTCTAGGCTTAATAGGGATcttcaatttggaaaaattgcctcagtttttcatatgtattaaTAGCAGGTgcccttacgagtacactcatttCATTCtcaaaccttaattattcttttctgattttcaaattaaaaaaaaaaaacaaattaaattcaaccaacaaactgatagttgtcctactaaatgacgtatctgaaaatatcgttcgcctcattgttaaccgggacatcaccccacacagcatgatctggtacttttgcaagGACTGAGacattaactcacggtactaatctgcatcagaatatgccttaacccgcacactccTAAAGATGCCCATTGTGTATAGGGAATTCCATAGCACATGCGACAGTTATGCATACTGCGGTAGTATCTGATTGTTatctttgaaaagttatgagcacgtTTTCACCAACAATGTTTTTTAAAGATAAATATCACTGATTGGGGCAAacgaaagataattctttttcaactacatatgatttatgattcgaagtttttttgagagttgtcctacttgAGCTCTCCGTTAGTATCACTAACTACAATTGCTGACTAGAGGGAAATATCAGCCACCGTATGTACCGAAACAAAGGAGCCCGACCAACTTggcccagtgccgtcccatcgAGGAtgttttcggctccctcagtgctctagtgtacaaaaataattggctggtcaaggatacgaagcagttgaccacctggatccggaattgtatccggatgatggacgtcagtgccgtccagcgctcttgttagagcatcgcgactaagttgcgtcgtacggctggccagggccccttctccaatattcattgacgtttttttaagaataaacatgtttttaataaaaaaatactgaattcgttgatttttttttgtttttttgttgacTGAACAAATTCTCATTTTTGACTGAACACTCGTTACTTTCAGAACGAGTTGGGCTTAGATTTCAGTCGACGCCTGACGTTTCGCAGGTGTCTAAAAAAGGTGCGTTCGCTTTGCTGTTTATATTCGTGGTTGAGCTGAAATTAGTGGTTTCGTAGCGCAATTGTGTTATGTTTCgacaattttttgaaagcaGCTCGTTGGGTAGTTTTCAATCGTCTAAGAatggttgattgccagggagtaCCTAATTAAGtgctaattgttcgttttggcacatgacggtcgattaaGTAGTTAAAAATACGTAAAACGTCATCGTTCTCGTTGTCGTTGATTTTCTTCTCAGTTTATAtacaacagcgtgctaacgatgctatCGTAGTCAGCGTTTCAGTGAATCAGTTTAGCATGCCTCACTACCAGTTGAAGTGATTTGAAATTAATTCTCTAACGATTTAAAATAATCTGactatgaaaaatattcaattgatATTACCATGAAgtcaacccgaacccgaccctgTGCGTCAAACGAGTAAACGCACAATATCTTGATTACTATTATATATAGAAATATGCAGGTTAACTATTGTTACAATAAAATTATACTATATAGATGTAGTTCTACGTTAACAATTCGTATAACCCCATTGGGATATCCTTTGTAGTTTTTGAATTTGACAAATAATCATGTTTATCTCTATTCATTGCAGCCGTCGACTTTTTCAATCAAATAAACATGTTATACGGTACAATAACGGAGTTTTGCACCGAAGATTCCTGCAGCATAATGTCAGCCGGGCCAAAGTACGAGTACCACTGGGCCGATGGCCAAACAGTGAAAAAACCTATCAAGTGTAGCGCTCCCAAGTACATTGATTATTTAATGACATGGGTGCAAGACCAACTGGACGATGAAACATTGTTCCCTTCTAAAATAGGCGTTCCTTTTCcgaaaaatttcatccaaattgcTAAAACTATCCTGAAGCGACTATTTCGAGTGTACGCCCACATCTACCACCAGCACTTCTCGGAAGTAGTTCGATTGAGCGAGGAGGCCCACCTAAATACATCGTTCAAGCATTTTATTTACTTTGTGCAGGAA is part of the Topomyia yanbarensis strain Yona2022 chromosome 1, ASM3024719v1, whole genome shotgun sequence genome and encodes:
- the LOC131677886 gene encoding MOB kinase activator-like 1 translates to MSFLFRSSKTFKPKKNIPEGTHQYDLMKHAAATLGSGNLRNAVQLPDGEDLNEWVAVNTVDFFNQINMLYGTITEFCTEDSCSIMSAGPKYEYHWADGQTVKKPIKCSAPKYIDYLMTWVQDQLDDETLFPSKIGVPFPKNFIQIAKTILKRLFRVYAHIYHQHFSEVVRLSEEAHLNTSFKHFIYFVQEFNLIDRRELAPLQDLIDKLITKDGR